Sequence from the Natronomonas marina genome:
TCGCCGTGTTTGCGGTAGCCGGGCGGGTTCGCGTCCGGGTCGTTCTGTTCGTACCACGAGACGAACGCCTCACCGAGTTCCTGAAGAACTCGCTGACTAGATTGTGAGTGCAAATCCGCATACCGTTCGTGGCTTTTGAGGTACAAACAGAGTTCATCGGCGTCTGGAATGTGGCCGATAGCGTCCCAGATACGCGAAATCGTCCACCGTCCGACGTTCCACAGTTTGCTGGCGGCGAAGCCATGCGAATCGAGGTCATCACGGACTTGCGAGTGGTTGTGGATACTCGCTTTGAGTGTCCGAGTGACGACCCGATTCAACATATGTAAGCAGAGTTTTTTCTCTTATATAAATACTGGCACTCGATGTTGAATATCCTGTCGGAGCTACGAGCGTGGTTTGATTCTCAGTTGTCGGCTTCATCCCACGGCTGAAGCCGTGGGCTTTCGCCTTGTTACCACTGTAAGTCGGCACGGCGTTCCGCCGCCGTCCGACCCGGGTACGGACATCTTCTTCAGCCGACGCGAGACACTCGCCTACTTCTGGGTGTCCCGGTCGGTCTTCCGGAGGATGAACGGCCCGATGGAGAGCGTTCGGCCGGTTATCGTGGCGATGCGCAGCACGTACGCCAGGAGTACCGCGAAGGGGACGAGCACGATGGCGGCCCCAGCCGCCACGAGGACGACGCCGAGGTCGACGCCGAGCACCGTCCCGGGGTACTTCTGGACGTCGAGAAAGAGGACGACCGCCATGGCGACGACCAGCGACGGGATCGCCGTATAGAGGACGGTCCGGGAGAGATCGATGAGTTCCGACTGGAAGTACAGCGTCTTGAAGTGCTCGCGGGCGGGACCGAACAGCCGGAGGGCCTCGGCGAGGTCCTCGAGCGCCTCCAGCGTGGCCGAGTCGAGGTCCTCGCGGTCCTGGAGCCGGTTCGCGGCGTAGAGCTTCCAGGAGTAGTTGAAGTCCAGCGCCGCCCGGACGACGGCGAACTGCCCGAAGCTGGCGCCCTCGAGGCGGTCCTCGACCGCAGAGGCGTTCCCGACCGTCGAGTCGACGAGTCGTTCGATCTCCTCGTCGTCGCCGGCGGCGTCGCCGACCGCTCGCGCGCGGTCGGCCGTCTCGGCGACGAGGCTCCGGAGGAAGGCCGACGGCTCGGCCGGGGGCGTCTCCCCGAGGATGTCGGCGGCGTCGGCCCGGAAGGACATCGCACCCTCCATGCGGGACTGCTGGTCGTCGACGGCGCCGAGTTCCTGCGAGAGCACGAGCTGGTTCAGGGTGAGCACGAGCGTGACGCCGGTGACGGTGGCGCCGATGAGCGCCTGGAAGGCGGTCTCGATGGGGTCGTCGGCCTGCAGCGCCGCCCCGGCGTCCTCGAAGAGGAAGGAGGCAGCCACGACGCCGACGAAGACCAGCGCAACGATGCCGGCCGTGATGAGCCACCGGTCGGCGTCGAGAAGCAGCCGCATCGTGAGGGCGCTCCGCGGGGAGCGTTCCCGCATCGTGTCGGCCGGTTCGTCGTCTGCCATCACCGGTACTTCTCAGGGTGGCTACAAAAAATCCTCGCGTCGAGGGAAACCCCTTAAGTCCGCGGGGCGCCGACCGGCGTGTATGACTGACGCACCGCTCGCCGGGCGCAGGGGGGTCCCGTGAGCCTCTCGTACCCGGTCGCGTCGGACCACCAGCTCGCACGGCTGCTCCAGATCGGGATGGTGCTGGAGGAGGTCGTCGAGGCGCGGGCCCACAAACACTACGAGACCCTCGACGACGCGGAGCTGGACCCGGAGCTCGTCGCCCTGCTCGAGGAGGCCGCCGAGGAGTCCGCCGAGCACCGCGAGCGGCTCGAGGCTCTCGTGGACGAACTCGACGCCGACCCCGTCGCCTACGAGGAGATCGAGGCACTCGTGGCCGCCCGCTACGAGTCCGACACCGACTTCGACGGCGTGCTCTACGACCAGCTCTGCAACGAGGAGACCGCCTACAAGTTCTACGACGACCTGATAACCGCAATCGAGGAGTCCGACGTGCAGTTCAGCATCGAACAGGACCGACTGCTCGCCACGCTGCGGTCGATCCGCGAGGAGGAAAAGGAGGGCGTCGAGGAAGTGACCGAGCTCATGGAGGCGAAAGAATGAACACCCAGGACCAGTACCTGAAAGCGATCTACCTGATCCAACAGCAGGAGGACGGCCCGGCGTCGACCGGCGCGATAGCCGACCGACTCGAAGTCAGCCCGGCCAGCGCCAACGAGATGATCGGCAAACTCGAGGAGGGCGGTCTCGCCGACCACGAGAAGTACAAGGGCGTCTCCCTGACCGAGGAGGGTATCCTGCGGGCAAGCGAGTCGCTGCAGACGTACTGCATCATCGAGCGGTTCCTCCACGAGGTCCTGGAGGTCGAGGAGTTCCGCGTCGAGGCCCGCCAACTCGAGAGCGTCATCGACGAGACGGTCGCCGAACGGCTCGACACCATCATCGACCGACAGGACTGCTGTCCGGACTGCTTCGACGCCGAGACCGACGCCTGCGAACTGCTCGACGTCGGCGTCGAGTCCGAGGCCGCGGACTAACTCTCGAAGTGTTCAAGTGCGGCGCGGCGGTACCTCGAACTGCAGCCCCGTGGTGTAGTGGCCAATCATATGGGCCTTTGGACGGGTGACTGCGACGGTAGCATCCGGAGGACAGCCCATGACAGCGGTTCGAATCCGCTCGGGGCTATCGCCGTCTCGACGCGGCCGCCCGAGGGCAACTTATAATCCGCGGCGAGTCGACCATTCGGTATCCATGCACCCCGACCCGAACGATCCCGTAGAGGAGTGGCCACTCGGAGCCGGCGACCCCGGCCGCGAGGTGTGGTACTCGCTCGTGAGTCCGCCCGACGCCTCCGTCGCATTCTGGTACCGCTACACGCTTTTGTCGACGGAGTCGGGCTACCGGGAGGGTCGGCTGTGGGCCGCCCTGACCGACCGCGAGGAGCCCGAACGCTCCACGTTCGTCTCGGCGGCCTACCCCCTCGAGTCGGTTCGGGCCGACGGCGACCCCTTCGAGTTGACCGTCGGCGACGCCGTGTTGACCTCCTCGTCGGCGACCGGACGCGTCGAGGACGTGGCCTGGGACCTCGAGTACGAACCCGACAGCTACGCCTTCACGCCGCTGCGGAGCGAGACGCTGACGGACCTGCTGTCGGTACTGGTGGGGACGGGCAAACACTGGAGCCGCAACGAGTCGGTATTCATGTCCGGCGAGGTAACCGTCGGCGACCGGACCGTCGAACTCGACGACGCCCCGGGCCACCAGGGACACACCGTCTCCTCGAGGAGTCCGCCGAACGAGTGGACGTGGGTGCAGTGCAACGACTTCGCGGAGGACGACTCGGCGGTGCTGGAGGCGCTGCGGCTGGACGACAAGCTCTCGCTTTGCTTCCGGGTCGACGGCGAGGTGTACCCGCTCAACCGCCTGAAGGACGTCCTCCCGGCCAGCCCATCGGCCAACCGAATCGACCACGACGAGGTGGGCCACTGGCGGTTCCGCGGCGAGGGCGAGGGGCTAGACCTCCAGGCGACCGTCGAGTCGCCGCCGGACCACTGGCAGACGGTCGCCTACATGGCGCCGGACGACACGCTCCGGTACAACGCCCACTGCTCGCTGTCGGACCTGACGGTCACCTACAGCGTCGACGGCGGCCCGACGGAGACGCTGACGAGCGACGCGGCCCGCGCCGAGTGGGTGAGCACCGACCCACCCATCGAGGGCGACTACGAGCCGAAGTGGGAGTAGGCCCCTCGCCAGGACGTCGGACGAGCTATTTCCGGCCGGCGGCCGTCCGTCCGGTATGGAGAAGGTGAGCCTGGCGGAAGCGTTCGCGTCCTTCGAGGAGC
This genomic interval carries:
- a CDS encoding metal-dependent transcriptional regulator: MNTQDQYLKAIYLIQQQEDGPASTGAIADRLEVSPASANEMIGKLEEGGLADHEKYKGVSLTEEGILRASESLQTYCIIERFLHEVLEVEEFRVEARQLESVIDETVAERLDTIIDRQDCCPDCFDAETDACELLDVGVESEAAD
- a CDS encoding ferritin-like domain-containing protein → MSLSYPVASDHQLARLLQIGMVLEEVVEARAHKHYETLDDAELDPELVALLEEAAEESAEHRERLEALVDELDADPVAYEEIEALVAARYESDTDFDGVLYDQLCNEETAYKFYDDLITAIEESDVQFSIEQDRLLATLRSIREEEKEGVEEVTELMEAKE